In a single window of the Aminomonas paucivorans DSM 12260 genome:
- the ilvA gene encoding threonine ammonia-lyase, biosynthetic has translation MHDDYLERILTSRVYDVAQETPLEEASSLSARVGSRILLKREDLQPVFSFKLRGAYNKMSRLSPEERSRGVVAASAGNHAQGVALAAQVLGCAATIVMPVTTPQIKIDAVTRRGGRVVLHGDSYSDAGAHAKTVVEQTGGVYVHPYDDPDVIAGQGTIAMEILRQHPGPLEGIFVPVGGGGLAAGVAAYVKRLRPEIRIIGVEPEDSCAMALSLEKGERVALKDVGLFADGVAVKQVGEETFRLCREYLDEIVLVDTDAICAAIKDVFEDTRSITEPAGALSVAGAKAYLEREGLRGGTYVAILSGANMNFDRLRYVSERSELGERREAVLAALIPERPGSFRTFCSHLGDRSVTEFNYRYGDPDTANIFVGLQIQRREEPAELVRLLKEKGIAALDLSDNETAKLHIRHLVGGHAPAADHERLFRFEFPERPGALMRFLEHLRSDWNISLFHYRNHGADYGRVLAGIQVPEEDGEAFQEFLEHLGYPYVEETDNPACRLFLG, from the coding sequence ATGCACGACGACTATCTGGAACGCATCCTCACCTCCCGGGTCTACGACGTGGCCCAGGAGACCCCCCTGGAGGAGGCCTCGTCCCTCTCCGCCCGGGTGGGCAGCCGCATCCTGCTGAAGAGGGAGGACCTGCAGCCCGTGTTCTCCTTCAAGCTCCGGGGAGCCTACAACAAGATGAGCCGCCTGTCCCCGGAGGAGCGGTCCCGGGGGGTGGTGGCCGCCTCGGCGGGCAACCACGCCCAGGGGGTGGCCCTGGCGGCCCAGGTCCTGGGCTGCGCCGCCACCATCGTCATGCCCGTCACCACGCCCCAGATCAAGATCGACGCGGTGACGAGGCGGGGGGGCCGGGTGGTGCTCCACGGGGACTCCTACAGCGACGCGGGGGCCCACGCCAAGACGGTGGTGGAGCAGACCGGGGGGGTTTACGTGCACCCCTACGACGACCCGGACGTCATCGCCGGCCAGGGCACCATCGCCATGGAGATCCTGCGACAGCACCCCGGCCCCCTGGAGGGGATCTTCGTCCCCGTCGGAGGGGGCGGCCTGGCGGCGGGGGTGGCGGCCTACGTGAAACGCCTCCGCCCGGAGATCCGGATCATCGGGGTGGAGCCCGAGGATTCCTGCGCCATGGCCCTGTCCCTGGAGAAGGGGGAGCGGGTGGCCCTGAAGGACGTGGGGCTCTTCGCCGACGGGGTGGCGGTGAAGCAGGTGGGGGAGGAGACCTTCCGGCTCTGCCGGGAGTACCTGGACGAGATCGTCCTGGTGGACACCGACGCCATCTGCGCCGCCATCAAGGACGTGTTCGAGGACACCCGATCCATCACCGAACCCGCGGGGGCCCTCTCCGTGGCGGGGGCCAAGGCCTACCTGGAGCGGGAAGGCCTGCGGGGGGGCACCTACGTGGCCATCCTGAGCGGGGCGAACATGAACTTCGACCGGCTGCGGTACGTCTCCGAACGCTCCGAGCTGGGGGAGCGGCGGGAGGCGGTGCTGGCCGCCCTGATCCCCGAGCGCCCCGGGAGCTTCCGCACCTTCTGCTCCCACCTGGGGGACCGCAGCGTCACGGAGTTCAACTACCGCTACGGGGATCCCGACACCGCCAACATCTTCGTGGGCCTCCAGATCCAGCGCCGGGAGGAACCGGCAGAGCTGGTGCGCCTCCTGAAGGAGAAGGGCATCGCCGCCCTGGACCTGTCGGACAACGAGACGGCGAAGCTCCACATCCGCCACCTGGTGGGGGGACACGCCCCGGCGGCGGACCACGAGCGCCTCTTCCGGTTCGAGTTCCCCGAGCGGCCGGGAGCCCTCATGCGCTTCCTGGAGCACCTGCGGAGCGACTGGAACATCAGCCTGTTCCACTACCGCAACCACGGGGCGGACTACGGCCGGGTGCTGGCGGGCATCCAGGTGCCCGAGGAGGACGGGGAGGCCTTCCAGGAGTTCCTGGAGCACCTGGGCTACCCCTACGTGGAGGAGACGGACAACCCCGCCTGCCGACTCTTCCTGGGATGA
- a CDS encoding hybrid sensor histidine kinase/response regulator has product MTRRSRRTLGLSVLLAALCALGLWFYRSQEASYSRRVEDELLAVAKLKVEQIAAWRAERLGDGAVLGNNPLFRRDLSRWLASAAPEPPEAIRIVLENLRRAYRYDNILVVSPSGRVLWSLEPENPSLDATSLLLLERAFRERRAQLSDLHEGPQGVPHLGLVVPFLDRTGTASRPVAGLVLVQQAQTHLYPLLRTWPVPSATAEALLVRREGDRAVYLNPLRHTPQGPLKLRLPLLRQDLPAVQAVRGTTGVVRGVDYRGEKVLAALLPVPDSPWFLETKVDVQEAFGNWRQEARLILALFGALLALLCSAGILLWRRDLQDQASLRTQAEAQRESSEERYRSLFEDHRAMMWVVDPEDGSIVDANPAAAAFYGWSREELSHMKVGRINTSPPGAIRKAMADGLAGSPMPFLFQHRLADGELRDVETYTSPISWGHRKLLFSIIHDVTDRLRLEREHRVLQDRLVQAQKMESVGRLAGGVAHDFNNMLQVILGTCNLILDQLPQEDPLREDLLEIHKAALRSAELTRQLLAFGRRQPAVLQVLDLNETITDLVPSLRRLAGSSVDLSWIPGEDLWSVRMDPFQVEQVLTNLTTNARDAISGFGRVRVETRNVTLNEDSARMLDNRPGDYVLLSLSDDGLGMSPEVREHAFEPFFSTKDDLGTGLGLSTVEGIVVQNGGFLHLDSELGEGTTFRIYLPRWGSSASPLRETPLDPNLPRGQGETILLVEDEVPILSLENRTLEALGYRVLAAETPEKALTLAAEHDGSIHLLVTDVVMPGMNGRELAENLWALEPGMKCLFMSGYTADIIARQGILDEEVQFLPKPFSMNDLAVKVREILRF; this is encoded by the coding sequence GTGACGCGGCGATCCCGCAGGACCCTCGGCCTGTCGGTCCTCCTGGCCGCTCTCTGTGCCCTGGGCCTCTGGTTCTACCGCTCCCAGGAAGCCTCCTATTCCCGGCGAGTGGAGGACGAACTCCTCGCCGTGGCGAAGCTCAAGGTGGAGCAGATCGCCGCCTGGCGGGCGGAGCGTCTGGGGGACGGCGCCGTCCTGGGGAACAACCCGTTGTTTCGGAGGGATCTCTCCCGCTGGCTGGCTTCCGCCGCCCCCGAACCCCCCGAGGCGATCCGGATTGTCCTGGAAAACCTGCGGCGTGCCTACCGCTACGACAACATCCTGGTGGTGTCCCCTTCGGGTCGGGTCCTCTGGAGCCTGGAGCCGGAAAATCCCTCCCTGGACGCCACCTCGCTCCTCCTCCTGGAGCGGGCCTTCCGGGAACGCCGGGCCCAGCTCTCGGACCTCCACGAGGGCCCGCAGGGGGTCCCCCACCTGGGGCTGGTGGTTCCCTTCCTCGACCGGACCGGGACCGCCTCTCGCCCCGTCGCGGGGCTCGTGCTGGTCCAGCAGGCTCAAACCCACCTCTACCCCCTCCTGCGGACCTGGCCCGTGCCCAGCGCCACGGCGGAGGCCCTGCTGGTCCGGCGGGAGGGAGACCGGGCGGTCTACCTCAACCCGCTGCGCCACACCCCCCAAGGCCCCCTGAAGCTTCGCCTTCCCCTGCTCCGGCAGGATCTGCCCGCCGTCCAGGCGGTCCGCGGAACCACCGGCGTGGTTCGGGGGGTGGACTACCGGGGAGAAAAGGTCCTGGCGGCCCTTCTGCCCGTTCCCGATTCCCCCTGGTTCCTGGAGACCAAGGTGGACGTCCAGGAGGCCTTCGGGAACTGGCGTCAGGAGGCCCGGCTGATCCTGGCCCTCTTCGGAGCCCTCCTGGCCCTCCTGTGCAGCGCGGGGATCCTTCTCTGGCGGCGGGACCTCCAGGACCAGGCGTCCCTGCGGACCCAGGCGGAGGCGCAGCGGGAGAGCAGCGAGGAGCGCTACCGGAGCCTCTTCGAGGACCACCGGGCCATGATGTGGGTGGTGGACCCGGAGGACGGCTCCATCGTGGATGCCAACCCCGCAGCCGCGGCCTTCTACGGCTGGAGCCGGGAGGAGCTGTCCCACATGAAGGTGGGGCGGATCAACACGAGCCCCCCCGGAGCGATCCGGAAGGCCATGGCCGACGGCCTGGCGGGGTCCCCCATGCCCTTCCTCTTCCAGCACCGCCTGGCGGACGGGGAGCTTCGGGACGTGGAAACCTACACCAGCCCCATCTCCTGGGGGCACCGGAAGCTGCTCTTCTCCATCATCCACGACGTGACGGACCGGCTTCGCCTGGAGCGGGAGCACCGGGTCCTCCAGGACCGGCTGGTGCAGGCCCAGAAGATGGAGTCCGTGGGGCGCCTGGCGGGCGGGGTGGCCCACGACTTCAACAACATGCTCCAGGTGATCCTGGGGACCTGCAACCTGATCCTGGACCAGCTCCCCCAGGAGGACCCCCTGCGGGAGGATCTGCTGGAGATCCACAAAGCGGCGCTGCGCTCGGCGGAACTCACCCGGCAGCTTCTGGCCTTCGGGCGCCGCCAGCCCGCGGTGCTCCAGGTGCTGGACCTCAACGAGACGATCACGGATCTGGTCCCCTCGTTGCGCCGCCTGGCAGGGTCTTCGGTGGACCTTTCCTGGATCCCCGGGGAGGATCTGTGGTCCGTGAGGATGGATCCCTTCCAGGTGGAGCAGGTCCTGACGAACCTGACCACCAACGCCCGGGACGCCATCTCGGGCTTCGGCCGGGTCCGCGTGGAGACGCGCAACGTGACCCTGAACGAGGATTCCGCCCGCATGCTGGACAACCGGCCGGGGGACTACGTCCTCCTGTCCCTCTCCGACGACGGGCTGGGGATGTCCCCGGAGGTCCGGGAACACGCCTTCGAACCCTTCTTCTCCACCAAGGACGACCTGGGGACGGGGCTGGGGCTCTCCACCGTGGAAGGGATCGTGGTGCAGAACGGGGGATTCCTCCACCTGGACAGCGAACTGGGGGAGGGCACCACCTTCCGCATCTACCTCCCCCGTTGGGGAAGCTCGGCGTCCCCCCTCCGGGAGACCCCCCTGGATCCGAACCTGCCCCGGGGGCAGGGGGAGACCATCCTCCTGGTGGAGGACGAGGTCCCCATCCTGAGCCTGGAGAACCGGACGCTGGAGGCCCTGGGATACCGGGTCCTGGCGGCGGAGACCCCGGAGAAAGCCCTGACCCTGGCGGCGGAGCACGACGGTTCCATCCACCTGCTGGTCACGGACGTGGTGATGCCCGGGATGAACGGCCGGGAACTGGCGGAAAACCTCTGGGCCCTGGAACCGGGGATGAAGTGCCTCTTCATGTCGGGCTACACCGCAGACATCATCGCCCGGCAGGGCATCCTGGACGAGGAGGTGCAGTTCCTCCCCAAGCCCTTCTCCATGAACGACCTGGCCGTGAAGGTCCGGGAGATCCTTCGCTTCTGA
- a CDS encoding nitroreductase family protein → MTFLELARRRHSLRRYDPRPVPREVLDRCCEAARLAPSACNGQPWRFVLADRDPLRARLGEAAFSGPHRMNRFALDAPVLVVLAGAPLPWTARLGAFFQGVPFSLSDAAIAGEHFVLQAEEEGLGTCWLGWFDASGVARVLNLPRSERPLFLLAAGYPPEEHRPKPPHRIPLEEMRRYGD, encoded by the coding sequence ATGACCTTTCTCGAACTGGCACGCCGCCGCCACAGCCTGCGCCGCTACGACCCCCGACCGGTCCCCCGGGAGGTGCTGGACCGATGCTGCGAGGCCGCCCGGCTGGCCCCTTCCGCCTGCAACGGCCAACCCTGGCGGTTCGTCCTGGCGGACCGGGACCCGCTGCGGGCCCGGTTGGGAGAGGCGGCCTTCTCCGGCCCCCACCGCATGAACCGCTTCGCCCTGGACGCCCCGGTTCTGGTGGTCCTCGCCGGGGCTCCCCTGCCCTGGACCGCCCGTCTGGGGGCCTTCTTCCAGGGGGTGCCCTTCTCCCTCTCCGACGCGGCCATCGCGGGGGAGCACTTCGTCCTCCAGGCGGAGGAGGAGGGGCTGGGGACCTGCTGGCTCGGGTGGTTCGACGCCTCCGGGGTGGCCCGGGTCCTGAACCTGCCCCGGTCGGAGCGCCCCCTCTTCCTCCTGGCGGCGGGCTACCCTCCGGAGGAGCACCGCCCGAAACCGCCCCACCGGATCCCCCTGGAGGAAATGCGCCGCTATGGGGACTGA
- a CDS encoding EamA family transporter — MGTETRPSRLLLLAAYGAIYGVWGSTYLAIRFTVRTLPPFLTGGIRFFLAGLLLYALVRPRTEAPTPRGWLQAHRIGFLAFFLSYGAITWTMVRVPSGVVALIVALEPLCFLLTDWFCFQGPRPVRMELWGLALGFGGTVLLLAGDPNVSFHGTGGVYLLGALAVLATSFAWVYGSLLTRTAPVHPDGVLAAAMQMIAGGSQLLLLGTLWGDWKHLGEASLLSVLSLAYLVVFGSLVAYTAFTWLLKVEPVSRVATHAFVNPVVAVFLGWLFGGERVGPETLVAGGLIVGAVVLTLWARKPEL, encoded by the coding sequence ATGGGGACTGAAACCCGCCCGTCCCGGCTCCTGCTGCTTGCGGCCTACGGGGCCATCTACGGGGTCTGGGGCTCCACCTACCTGGCCATCCGCTTCACCGTCCGAACCCTTCCCCCCTTCCTCACCGGGGGGATCCGCTTCTTCCTGGCGGGGCTCCTTCTCTACGCCCTGGTGCGCCCCCGTACGGAGGCCCCCACCCCCCGAGGCTGGCTCCAGGCCCACAGGATCGGCTTCCTGGCGTTTTTCCTGAGCTACGGGGCCATCACCTGGACGATGGTTCGCGTCCCCTCGGGGGTGGTGGCCCTCATCGTCGCCCTGGAACCCCTCTGCTTCCTCCTCACCGACTGGTTCTGCTTCCAGGGCCCCCGGCCCGTGCGCATGGAGCTGTGGGGGCTGGCCCTGGGCTTCGGGGGGACCGTCCTGCTCCTGGCGGGGGACCCGAACGTGTCCTTCCACGGGACAGGGGGGGTCTACCTCCTCGGGGCACTGGCGGTCCTGGCGACCAGCTTCGCCTGGGTCTACGGAAGCCTCCTGACCCGCACCGCCCCCGTCCACCCCGACGGGGTGCTTGCGGCGGCCATGCAGATGATCGCCGGAGGGTCGCAGCTGCTCCTCCTGGGAACCCTGTGGGGGGACTGGAAACACCTGGGGGAGGCAAGCCTTCTTTCGGTTCTGTCTCTGGCCTATCTGGTGGTCTTCGGCTCCCTGGTGGCCTATACGGCCTTCACCTGGCTCCTGAAGGTGGAGCCCGTCTCCCGGGTGGCCACCCACGCCTTCGTGAACCCCGTGGTGGCGGTGTTTCTGGGTTGGCTCTTCGGGGGCGAGCGGGTGGGACCCGAGACCCTGGTGGCGGGGGGGCTCATCGTGGGGGCGGTGGTGCTCACCCTCTGGGCCCGCAAGCCGGAGCTGTAG
- the phnD gene encoding phosphate/phosphite/phosphonate ABC transporter substrate-binding protein: MEAKDAAGLSGVFLDAAERLGMKLQQTLWVGKEQARAAEALRGKVLEVRERLSSQVPRIGGVARGVAGLAEESVALGERARSLAEEEERARGEIRGAQEEIRALERTLGELERAAASNEALTQGLLEAAETVSGLLAQIGKVTRQTQMLALNAAIEAARAGDAGRGFSVVAREVGNLAVSTQDIAVRIDHAMGDLRGRLGGMVEGLSQAQEGLRRGAGAVQDTARTVDRAGGLALRMGEGLQEVSRRVVAQAEAAQSLAGEARNLGEEAKAASSEVGELDGALAREAESAGILNVSLGDMGGEVFSLQTRVGRCRPPEEFWVGFTPFAAPEHIRKTYGVAAEALARRLGRKVRVFVSSDYHALGDWVREGVLDLAWFSPLAYVVAAERVPMQVLAIPRVKGHPSYRGLLLARKDRGIRNLGDLKGKVFAFVDPTSGSGYLYPRVLLQQRGFDPETFFGEVRFLGSHDRVIRAVLAGEVDGGASYTDAWDGAAKVLDLSPLQILAQTEEIPKDALAVRRETPPEAAELLRQALLDLTPTDPSAGGALRELGIDGFVPGEDRLYDVLRAAREAEKRMRKKG, encoded by the coding sequence GTGGAGGCGAAGGACGCGGCAGGTCTGTCCGGGGTGTTTCTGGATGCGGCGGAACGGTTGGGCATGAAGCTCCAGCAGACCCTGTGGGTGGGAAAGGAGCAGGCCCGGGCGGCGGAGGCCCTGCGGGGGAAGGTGCTGGAGGTGCGGGAGCGCCTGTCCTCCCAGGTCCCTCGAATCGGCGGTGTGGCCCGGGGAGTGGCGGGTCTGGCGGAGGAAAGCGTCGCCCTAGGGGAGCGGGCCCGCTCCTTGGCGGAGGAGGAGGAAAGGGCCCGGGGGGAGATCCGAGGCGCCCAGGAGGAGATCCGGGCCCTGGAACGGACCTTGGGGGAACTGGAGCGGGCCGCGGCGAGCAACGAAGCCCTGACCCAGGGACTGCTGGAGGCGGCGGAGACCGTGTCGGGACTCCTGGCGCAGATCGGCAAGGTGACCCGGCAGACCCAGATGCTGGCCCTGAACGCCGCCATCGAGGCGGCCCGGGCGGGGGATGCGGGGAGGGGCTTCTCCGTGGTGGCCCGGGAGGTGGGGAACCTGGCGGTGTCCACCCAGGACATCGCGGTGCGCATCGACCACGCCATGGGGGACCTTCGGGGGCGTCTGGGAGGGATGGTGGAAGGGCTCTCTCAGGCCCAGGAAGGGCTCCGCCGGGGCGCCGGGGCGGTGCAGGACACCGCCCGGACGGTGGACCGGGCGGGGGGGCTGGCCCTGCGCATGGGGGAAGGGCTCCAGGAGGTTTCCCGGCGGGTGGTGGCCCAGGCGGAGGCGGCGCAGAGCCTCGCCGGAGAGGCCCGCAACCTGGGGGAGGAGGCGAAGGCCGCCTCCTCGGAGGTGGGAGAGCTGGACGGAGCCCTGGCCCGGGAAGCGGAGAGCGCCGGGATTCTCAACGTCTCCCTGGGGGACATGGGCGGGGAGGTCTTCTCCCTCCAGACCCGGGTGGGGCGTTGCCGCCCCCCGGAGGAGTTCTGGGTAGGCTTCACCCCCTTTGCCGCGCCGGAGCACATCCGAAAGACCTACGGCGTTGCGGCGGAGGCCCTGGCAAGGCGCCTGGGCCGGAAGGTCCGGGTCTTCGTCTCCTCGGATTACCATGCCCTGGGGGACTGGGTCCGGGAAGGGGTGCTGGACCTGGCCTGGTTCTCTCCCCTGGCCTACGTGGTGGCGGCGGAGAGGGTGCCCATGCAGGTCCTGGCCATCCCTCGGGTGAAGGGGCATCCCTCCTACCGGGGGCTTCTCCTCGCCCGAAAGGATCGGGGCATCAGGAATCTGGGGGACCTGAAGGGCAAGGTCTTCGCCTTCGTGGACCCCACCAGCGGTTCGGGCTACCTCTACCCTCGGGTGCTTCTCCAGCAGCGGGGCTTCGACCCGGAGACCTTCTTCGGAGAGGTGCGCTTCCTGGGCAGCCATGACCGGGTGATCCGGGCGGTCCTGGCGGGGGAGGTGGACGGAGGGGCCTCCTACACCGATGCGTGGGACGGGGCGGCGAAGGTGCTGGACCTGTCCCCCCTGCAGATCCTGGCGCAGACGGAGGAGATCCCCAAGGACGCCCTGGCGGTGCGGCGCGAGACGCCCCCGGAGGCCGCCGAACTCCTTCGGCAGGCCCTCCTGGACCTGACCCCGACGGACCCGTCGGCGGGAGGCGCCCTGCGGGAGTTGGGCATCGACGGGTTCGTCCCGGGGGAGGACCGGCTCTACGACGTGCTGCGGGCCGCCAGGGAGGCGGAGAAACGGATGAGGAAGAAGGGGTAG
- a CDS encoding RrF2 family transcriptional regulator, with product MAITQKCQYALRALFELACREGEGPVRIGTVAEAQNIPPRFLEGILNTLKAGGFVESTRGKEGGYRLLRPARDISVGDVIRYLQGSLSQVDCDPGSSREPCGLYGDCVFRPLWERAQKALESVYDSTTIQDFVDRQAERERCGSPRRSCGGRDPETPVERGERT from the coding sequence ATGGCGATCACGCAGAAATGCCAGTACGCCCTTCGGGCCCTCTTCGAGCTGGCCTGCAGGGAAGGGGAAGGCCCGGTGCGCATCGGGACCGTGGCGGAAGCCCAGAACATCCCCCCCCGCTTCTTGGAGGGCATCCTGAACACCCTGAAGGCGGGGGGGTTCGTGGAGTCCACCCGGGGCAAGGAGGGAGGGTATCGGCTTCTGCGCCCTGCGCGGGACATCTCCGTGGGGGACGTGATCCGGTACCTCCAAGGTTCCCTCTCCCAGGTGGACTGCGATCCCGGATCCAGCCGGGAGCCCTGCGGCCTCTACGGGGACTGCGTGTTCCGCCCCCTGTGGGAACGGGCCCAGAAGGCCCTGGAAAGCGTGTACGACTCCACCACCATCCAGGATTTCGTGGACCGGCAGGCGGAGAGGGAACGGTGTGGATCCCCCCGGCGCTCCTGCGGCGGGAGGGACCCCGAGACGCCAGTCGAACGAGGTGAAAGGACATGA
- the nifS gene encoding cysteine desulfurase NifS: protein MNPRKVYLDHSATTAVDESVLAAMLPFFRSSFGNPNSLHAWGREVRKAVDEAREKVAALIGAQPQEVLFTGGGSEADNLAVKGTAWARRDRGRHLITSAVEHHAVLDTMKWLGKNGFEVTVLPVDREGFVSPEALDAAIRPDTTLVSILFANNEIGTVQPVAKLGEVCRKHGVLFHTDAVQAAGHLPMDLSTLPVDLMTLAAHKMYGPKGIGALYVRKGIRLTPLIHGGGQEYGLRSGTENTPYIAGFGEAAALAAKRLGNGDVDRERALRDRLIDGVLSRIEDSFLTGSRTERLPYHASFCIPRVEGEAMLLRLDFAGIGASSGSACTSGSLEPSHVLLALGLPHEIAHGSVRLTLGKDTAEEDIDYVLETFPPIVQTLRGLSPFKKA from the coding sequence ATGAACCCACGCAAGGTGTATCTGGACCACTCCGCCACCACGGCGGTGGACGAATCGGTGCTCGCGGCCATGCTCCCCTTCTTCCGGAGTTCCTTCGGAAACCCCAACAGCCTCCATGCCTGGGGGCGGGAGGTGCGCAAGGCGGTGGACGAGGCCCGGGAAAAGGTGGCGGCCCTCATCGGAGCCCAACCCCAGGAGGTGCTCTTCACGGGAGGGGGCAGCGAGGCGGACAACCTGGCCGTCAAGGGGACCGCCTGGGCACGGCGGGACAGGGGGCGACACCTGATCACCTCCGCGGTGGAACACCACGCGGTGCTGGACACGATGAAGTGGCTGGGGAAGAACGGCTTCGAGGTGACGGTGCTCCCGGTGGACCGGGAGGGGTTCGTGTCCCCCGAGGCCCTGGACGCGGCCATCCGCCCGGACACCACCCTGGTCTCGATCCTCTTCGCCAACAACGAGATCGGCACGGTGCAGCCCGTGGCAAAGCTGGGGGAGGTCTGCCGGAAGCACGGGGTGCTCTTCCACACAGACGCGGTGCAGGCGGCGGGGCACCTGCCCATGGACCTCTCCACCCTGCCGGTGGACCTGATGACCCTGGCGGCCCACAAGATGTACGGCCCCAAGGGGATCGGGGCGCTGTACGTCCGCAAGGGCATCCGCCTCACCCCCCTGATCCACGGGGGAGGGCAGGAGTACGGCCTTCGGTCCGGCACGGAGAACACCCCCTACATCGCCGGATTCGGGGAGGCGGCGGCCCTGGCGGCAAAACGCCTGGGGAACGGGGACGTGGACCGGGAGCGGGCCCTGCGGGACCGGCTCATCGACGGGGTGCTCTCCCGCATCGAGGATTCCTTCCTCACCGGGAGCCGGACGGAGCGGCTGCCCTACCACGCCAGCTTCTGCATCCCCCGGGTGGAGGGGGAGGCCATGCTCCTCCGGCTGGACTTCGCAGGCATCGGAGCCTCCAGCGGATCCGCCTGCACCTCCGGCAGCCTCGAACCGAGCCACGTGCTCCTGGCCCTGGGGCTGCCCCACGAGATCGCCCACGGCTCGGTGCGCCTGACCCTGGGGAAGGACACGGCGGAGGAGGACATCGACTACGTCCTGGAGACCTTCCCCCCCATCGTCCAGACCCTGAGGGGCCTGTCGCCCTTCAAGAAAGCCTGA
- the nifU gene encoding Fe-S cluster assembly scaffold protein NifU, with protein MSQYTEKVIQYFMQPRNVGSLEDPDGVGEVGNPRCGDVMKIYLRVRDERIEDVKFQTFGCAAAIATSSMATEMVKGKTLEEALKVTNKDVAEALGGLPPEKLHCSLLAEQGIRAAVEDYRRRQRGEAIPVGAPACEDHDHGEGSDRVAD; from the coding sequence ATGTCCCAGTACACGGAAAAGGTGATCCAGTACTTCATGCAACCCCGCAACGTGGGGAGCCTGGAGGACCCCGACGGGGTGGGAGAGGTGGGCAACCCCCGGTGCGGGGACGTGATGAAGATCTATCTTCGCGTCCGGGACGAACGCATCGAGGACGTGAAGTTCCAGACCTTCGGCTGCGCCGCCGCCATCGCCACCAGCTCCATGGCCACGGAGATGGTGAAGGGCAAGACCCTGGAGGAGGCCCTGAAAGTGACCAATAAGGACGTGGCGGAGGCCCTGGGGGGACTCCCCCCGGAGAAGCTCCACTGTTCCCTCCTGGCGGAGCAGGGCATCCGGGCGGCGGTGGAGGACTACCGGCGGCGGCAGAGGGGCGAAGCGATCCCCGTGGGGGCTCCGGCCTGCGAGGACCACGACCACGGGGAGGGGTCGGACCGTGTGGCCGACTGA
- a CDS encoding MOSC domain-containing protein, with translation MWPTEGTVVAVCTSEHKGTVKRDVGSGTLVEELGLEGDAHAGFAHRQVSLLAQEDIDTMKEKLPDLIPGSFAENLTVRGVDLGSLSVGDRIEAGPTLLEVSQIGKECHTRCQVYHATGDCIMPKKGIFCRVLRGGPVRTGDPVRILARERGL, from the coding sequence GTGTGGCCGACTGAGGGAACCGTGGTGGCGGTGTGCACCTCCGAGCACAAGGGCACGGTGAAGCGCGACGTGGGTTCCGGAACCCTGGTGGAGGAGCTGGGGCTGGAGGGGGATGCCCACGCGGGGTTCGCCCACCGGCAGGTGAGCCTCCTGGCCCAGGAGGACATCGACACCATGAAGGAGAAGCTGCCCGATCTGATCCCCGGGAGCTTCGCGGAGAACCTCACCGTCCGGGGGGTGGACCTGGGCTCCCTGTCCGTGGGGGACCGCATCGAGGCGGGACCCACCCTGCTGGAGGTCTCCCAGATCGGCAAGGAGTGCCACACGCGATGCCAGGTGTACCACGCCACGGGGGACTGCATCATGCCCAAAAAGGGCATCTTCTGCCGGGTGCTCCGGGGAGGCCCGGTACGGACCGGCGACCCGGTGCGGATCCTGGCGCGTGAACGAGGGCTCTAG
- a CDS encoding type II toxin-antitoxin system RelB/DinJ family antitoxin — protein sequence MALVQARIPEEVKEEAERILKTLGLDMASAIRVFVSSVVLNKGLPFEVAIKDPFFAPPNMRRLERSIASLDAGKGSAHDLQEDHDIA from the coding sequence ATGGCTCTCGTGCAAGCCCGAATCCCCGAGGAAGTCAAGGAAGAAGCGGAGCGGATCCTGAAGACCCTGGGACTGGATATGGCCAGCGCCATCCGCGTCTTCGTGTCCAGCGTGGTCCTGAACAAGGGATTGCCCTTCGAGGTGGCCATCAAGGACCCCTTCTTCGCCCCTCCCAACATGCGACGTCTGGAGCGATCCATCGCCTCCCTGGATGCGGGGAAGGGAAGCGCCCACGACCTCCAGGAAGACCATGACATCGCCTAA
- a CDS encoding Txe/YoeB family addiction module toxin, producing the protein MTSPNLLWSPEAWEEYLDWQKQDKRTMRQINRLIRDIQRSPFKGIGKPEPLKGNLSGWWSRHIDPQNRLVYRLSENRIEIAQCKTHYGDR; encoded by the coding sequence ATGACATCGCCTAACCTGCTCTGGTCGCCGGAAGCATGGGAAGAGTATCTGGACTGGCAGAAGCAGGACAAAAGGACCATGAGGCAGATCAACAGGCTGATCCGAGACATCCAAAGGAGCCCCTTCAAGGGAATCGGCAAACCGGAACCCTTGAAAGGGAACCTCTCGGGCTGGTGGAGTCGGCACATCGATCCCCAAAACCGCCTCGTCTACCGACTCTCGGAAAACCGAATCGAGATCGCCCAGTGCAAAACCCACTACGGGGACAGGTGA